Below is a window of Oscillospiraceae bacterium DNA.
TATAACCTATTAAATTTATAAATTTTATTTTTATTTACCGATTGACAAATATCTTTTATTATAATATAATAATTATGTCGCATATTTTTGCGAAACATTTTAAGCCATAGGAGGCGATGTATATGAAAAAATTAAATTTTTCGGATGTATATTCGCCTTTAGCACTGCTGTTACTTATCATCAGTTGATAAGATGGCGTTTATAGCTTAATTGCGATTTGTTTATAAAAAACAGAAGCACATCCGAATTCCGGGTGTGCTTTTTCATTTGCGCATCCGGTAAAGTAAACGGGTGCGCTTTATATTTTATGTAAACCGATTCCGAAAACACAATTCGAAACAGAAACAACAAAGGAGTGATGCCCTTGAAAAGACTTAAAAACATACTTCTCGGTCTTGAGCCGAATACGCAGACTTACTCGGAAATGTATGAAGGTGAAATGAGAATTGTCCCGCCGAATTCGCCTTCATACATAGATAACGACAGTAAATATTACCGCGAAAATATCGGATTTGAATTCAGCCGGTCACACAAGCTCGCGCAGGACAAGCCTACAGTTACAATTATAATCCCCGCTGATCTATTATTTATTGAGAAAGAGGATTTGCCTATGAAAAGACTTAAATATTACCTTTTGCAGATGGAAAACAGTACAGCGACTTATAAAGAAATATACGAAGGGAAAACAGAAGTTCATTTCCCGCTTAAATCAAATGGAGATGAGCTTGATCCGGAAATTCAATATGACGCAAATTATTGGCATGATCAAATATCCTTTAATATCGATGCCACTCACAAGCTTGCTCAGGACAAGCCCACGCTGACATATCACATACCGACAGAAAAGCTTGGCGCAACCGCCTATACAACGGCAGCCGCAGATTATTGTCTCCGCGCATTAAGACCGTATATCGACGAGCTGAACGCTGAGCTTTATAACCGGAGCCGCCCGGATAAGGAAAACGGGAAATATTATCTTTACAATCCCGGCGGCGAAGTTTTAACGCGCAATTTGGCATATTTCGCGCTCTGCTCTCAGAAGGATTATGTAAACGGCAGCGGAAATACTGTTTATCTGTTGGACGACGGCGTACCGCGTCCGCCGAAAATGTGTCTGTGCATACGTATTCAGGTACAGCTTCCGTATAAAAAAATCCGGAAAGCAATGCAGATGCTCTGCCGCGATCTGCCCGACGCGGTGGATATGTTCGTAACTCAGTTTGATTGTGAGTATCTTAACGACATTCTTACACTTGCCGAAAAGCAGGCGGCGATACGCGCATGGCTCAGAACAAGCGAATACAGCGCATTTATTGCAAACGGCAGTGTTCTTCCGCGCGATAAAGGCACCGAGCTGCCGATGAAAAATGCGATACCATTCAAATCGACGACCGGGGATGAAATCGAAGTCTGCGGCGTTCGCGGTATGGGCATCCGACGCGGCGTGATGGTAATCACCGGCGGCGGATATTCCGGCAAATCCACGTTGCTCGATGCGATATCGGCGGGGATATATAACCACATTTCCGGCGACGGAAGAGAGCTGTGTATAACCGACGACAGCGCCGTGACGATCTCCGCCGAGGACGGACGAAGCGTAAAGAATGTCAATATCTCGCCTTTTATCAAATGGATTCCCGGAGGAGACACGCGGAATTTTTCCACCGAACACGC
It encodes the following:
- a CDS encoding ABC-ATPase domain-containing protein codes for the protein MKRLKNILLGLEPNTQTYSEMYEGEMRIVPPNSPSYIDNDSKYYRENIGFEFSRSHKLAQDKPTVTIIIPADLLFIEKEDLPMKRLKYYLLQMENSTATYKEIYEGKTEVHFPLKSNGDELDPEIQYDANYWHDQISFNIDATHKLAQDKPTLTYHIPTEKLGATAYTTAAADYCLRALRPYIDELNAELYNRSRPDKENGKYYLYNPGGEVLTRNLAYFALCSQKDYVNGSGNTVYLLDDGVPRPPKMCLCIRIQVQLPYKKIRKAMQMLCRDLPDAVDMFVTQFDCEYLNDILTLAEKQAAIRAWLRTSEYSAFIANGSVLPRDKGTELPMKNAIPFKSTTGDEIEVCGVRGMGIRRGVMVITGGGYSGKSTLLDAISAGIYNHISGDGRELCITDDSAVTISAEDGRSVKNVNISPFIKWIPGGDTRNFSTEHASGSTSQAANIMEAVNAGAKLLLIDEDKSATNFMIRDRMMKELIEREPITPFTDRVNELYRENGVSTILVIGGSGEYLSVSDKIYMMEDFLIHDVTEQSKMICNKYGVAAGLPTSVNWSYLRTLLSDGFSSYPEGCGTERLEVSDMGFILIGDERIDIRMLHNIVTPAQLNAVGFILRQLELTNRDYKINIDERMDQMYEQIEKEGLDCVFSSFFTTCERFLDLPRKCELLAVINRMRGVKFVIEGK